The sequence AAATGTCTGGAATTTACtgtgaaatggaatttttatgaATCTCTGCCAAACATCCCTTTGTTTAAgactttcttttcccatttgtatGTTTGTTGCTTCATATGAAAGAAacttttttgaaatgaaaattaataaaaggtACTCTTTAATCAACTATGGGTGGAAATTGACAAATGTAGCTATATTCTCTATTGAATATGAATATGCCAAaattatttttgacaaattttcaGAAGTtaactttagaaaaagaaattagagtTATTCATTACTCAGCTAGGTTACTATGTAGGTACAAGTTTTTTACCCCTTTCTCAAAAAATACAATAATGTAGCAAAGACATTTATTACCCTTTCTTGTTCTGTAATGTAACTCTTCAATTTTAACTCTTTTTATATTGTCATGATTATATCTACAGACTCCAATAAAAGAGATAATTCACTGTCAGATTTTCTGGCCCTTATTATTTTCTGGGCCCTGttaatttgtttcatttactatttatttggagaaggaaatggcaaccctctccagtattcttgcctggagaattacatgaacagaggagcctggcaggctacagtccatggggtcgcaaagagtcagacatgactgaggcgactctCGTATGCCACTGATTCGTTGTCAACCTTAAAAACTGGAGTTCCAGTTTTTTGAAATCCCGATTCATTGATCtattggaaaaaaatcagaagggcAATAGTGGGCCCGAATTCCCTAAAGGCAACAATCAGCTGGGGGCCATTTATCATGTTACAGCTGGCCTGAATCACTTGTTTACATTGATTATGTCAACTGGCTTAGTGTCAGGGTTTGGACTGCCAAGCCAGGTTGCCTCTGGGTATTCCGCTAGACAGGACAACTATCCTGAGTGAGGgtctccctctgccctgcccacTCCCTTTCTGGAAGGACAAAAATATATAcctgtatttcattcatttatttaacacacCTATACCTCATCTGTTTAATACATACGTACCAATTGCTTGCTTATATACCAAGCTCTGGAGATACAAATGTGAGTGGGAAATGGTTTCTTGCCTCAAAGAGTTCTTGGTCTAATTAGGAATAGGGCCCTATGCATCCTAGACAATTAAAAGACAGTGTGGAAAGGAGAGAGATTACTCAGCTCTGACTGGAGGAGGTGCAGGAGAGCCTGGATAGGTGGTGATGAGTGGCAGATCTTATGCAGACAGACAAAAGAGGGTTGAAATCTCTGCCAGCCTCTTACCTGATTACAAACTTAACCTTCCTGAACCTTACTTtcctcattctttaaaaaaaactttatatttaCCTGTTGGGTCGTTTTGAACACATTAATCTCATTCAACCAGGATTCATTGAGTGCCTGCTAGCATCAAGTGCTGTGCTAGGCTATAGGAATAACATGGTAAAGAAAAAGAGATATGGCCCCTGCTCTCATGAAATTTACAATCtagctgtattttatttttgtaattaattttagTTGATTAGTTAATTTTGAGTAATTTAAATGGtttgttgaaatataattgacgTACAATAGTTGTTTGAAGAAAGTACAATAGCTGCACTGATGAATAAGCCAGAAGTTAAGGGttctgtatatagtccatggggtcgcaaagagtcggacaggactgagcgactttcacttccacttatGAAGGGAACACGCACATACGGGAGGAAAGTGAGTTCTGAAAGTTGTATATAGATGTTAACTGTGCAGAAACAGTCTCGGGGACAGTTAATGTTATTTTGTGTCTGGCTATATAGTCGCTGCTTAAAATGGGACGTGCTTTACTAAAGTGCAAAAGCAGCCGTGCTGAGAATGAGCCCCGTGAGGTTGGTGCGCGTGGAGGCGCACTGCCTGCGTAACTGTAGCAGCTGACGGATGACACCCCCGCAACACGCCGCTCGGCTTCCCCACCCCGAGGGCAGGAGGATCGCTTCTTGGCGGGCTTAGTCGTGAGAAGCGGGGTAAGTCTACGCGCACGGGCGCGTGGCACTCTCTGCCCCAGGTCCGGGGACTTTCCCCTAGGCGCTAACAAGGAACTAGTCCTCCGTGTGTAGCCTAGGAAGCAGGCCTTCAGCACGAACCTCGTCCCCTTGCTCGCGTTCAAGCCCTTTATAGCGCgagaagaaaatttattttacgGTTAGGGTGAGGAGATCGGTGGCGTAGCACTTAAAAACCACTTCCCGGTATCGCCTTCTAAGAATGTAGGCTTCTGGAGACATTCTGGCTAACAGAATACCTATCCAGGGATAAGGAATGAACTAGTTTCACAAATGAactaagttaagcccacagaccTATGCAAATAAGGCCTGGCCCCGCCCAGACGCTAGGTGGGCGTGACCTCCCTGGGAGGCCCGGAGTGGGAATAGCTGGGGGACGCGCCTGCGTGCGCGTGCACCGGTGCGTCCGACAACGCCGGCGCCTGCCGCCTTCTCCCCCTGTTGGCCTGCGATGGCGAGCGTGGTGTCGCTCGCGGGTACGCTGGGGCTGCTACTTGTGTCTGCGCTGCCCGAGGTGCTCGGAGACCGCCGCAGCCCCGACCGCCGGGCACACCCAGGTACCAGCGAGGGCTGCTGGAGGGAGGCTGGGACTGCCCCCGGGCCCCAAGCCCCAGCTGTACTGACCcgcctctgccctcctcctcagGCGACGCCGCCCAGGTCGGCCCTGGGGCCGCGGAGCCCCGGCGGCACTCGCCGCCGTCCAAGAACCAGCGCGAGCGGGCTCGGTCCGGGCCGCTGCCCTTGGGGGCGCTGTACACCGCGGCCGCCGTGGCTTTTGTGCTGTACAAGTGTTTGCAGGTGCGGGACGGCCAGGGGTGGGGATGCCCGGCCCTGAATCTCGATGAGGGCGCCATGGTGCCAAGAACAAGACACGTTTTCCCGTcattctgtaaaatgaagacaggAGTTCCCTGACTTTCCAACATGATGGGGTTAGTTAAAGCATCCAGCGAGGTAGTGGATGTGAAGGGCTCTTGGTTAATTTTAAATAGTAACCATCACATTTAATCCTTCCAACAATCCACTGAAGAGGTTgtcacttgctcaaggtcacgcaGAGATAGTAACTGGTGGCGCTAAGATTTCAACCCAGCAAATGTCCATACTATAGTAAGTACGGTTTCTCGTGAGTTTCCAAGCTTGGCACGAGCAGTTGATTGCTGTAGCCGGAGTTTTTAAGAGTTCAAGGAACTAAGTAGTCTCAAGTTATCCTTGGGAAGGAGGCCCTGAAATGTGAACTGACAGTACATTTTGGTTGCTTAAAACTGTTGAAATGGAAAGTAGTACCTCCCAGGGCTTTCTCTTCAGCCCTGGCCCTGTCACTTACATTGGGAAATAGAGGACTGAGCCAGTTTGGAGATGCCATGAAACTAGGAGGGCTAGCTAATCATGATCCATAGTAGACTTAACAGGCTAGGATGAGGGGCTGAATTTAATGGTGAAATTTTACAAGGATAGATAAACTCTATTCTTGGACCCAAGTATAGTCTGAAAGAAACTTAATTCTCTTGAGGGCACTGTTTTAAAAGCATtgctgtggttcagtcactaagttgtgtctgactctgcgacctcatggactgcagcgtgtcaggcttcccagtccttcaccatctcccagagtttgctcaaactcatgtccattgagtcggtaatgccatctcTTAAACCAGagtaacagagaaggcaatggcgccccactccagtactcttgcctggaaaatcccatggatggaggagcctggtaggctgcggtccatgggttcactaagagttggacacgactgagcgacttcgctttcacttttcactttaatgcattggagaaggaaatggcaacccactccagtgttcttgcctggagaatcccagggacgggggagcctggtgggctgccgtctatggggtcacacagagtcggacacaactgaaatgacttagcagcagcaaaccaGAGTAAagcacccagagaaaaccatgtcAAATGAGCACTGACTGAAAAACATTGGTGCTATTAAATCAGAGAAGACAGGGAGTTTGACCATTGCCTTCAAATTCCTGAGCGGCTGTGATGTTGAAAAGATGATTTTGGAAGGCTCTACTCAGCACCATGAAAAGAAGATACGCGATGGATTGTGTCTGGCTTTGTGTATAAACTAAACCAGAGCTTTATCAAACAACAGAGCTTCTTCCTGGAGGTGTTTTAGTAGATTGAACAGCAACCACACATGGTGGGTACTGACATATTGCTTCCTGTCCTGAGTGAGGAGCTGGAATAGATATTATGACTCTCTGAgataaaaaaaaaccccactagcTTTGTCTATCTGAAATTATCCTTGGCCTTTATCTGGCTTTGGAGACTGAAGTTATTGAGGTCCTTGTTGCTGCAGTATCCCCCTTGCCTTTTTCCACAGCAGGGGAAAGATGAGGCTGCTGTTCTCCAAGAGGAGGAAGGCAAGAAGGATTCATTGCAGTCAGGTGGGTTTTGCAGAGGTCTGTGCTTGGTGGGGGATTAAGGGACAGCAGAAAGTAAGTAACCGTTGCTCTTTTCTCCCATACCCCCAGAGCAACAGCTGGCCCAGCTGACACAACAGCTTGTCCAGACAGAGCAACACCTGAACAGTCTGATGGCCCAGCTGGACCCCCTTTTTGAGCGGTAAGGAGAGCAATGACCCTGTGGCTAGAGAGAACTTGTGGTGGGTGGGAGAGGTGGGGACAGAGATTGGGCAGCCTCTGAATGGACATGTCTGCAGTGTGACTACCCTGGCTGGAGCCCAGCAGGAGCTTCTACACATGAAGCTACAGACTATCCACCAGCTGTTACAAGACAGCAAACCGAACAAGGGTGTGGAGGTTCCAGAACCAGGTACAGGGTTGGGAGGTGACAGTCTGCTGGAGGTAGAGACAAAGCCTCTGAAACTGGAACATGCCTGATCTCCCCCCTCACAGAGGCCAGCATACCCTTTGCTGAGGACTTCTGTATAGAGGAGGATGAGGAAGAGGCTGGTGACAGTCAGGCCTGGGAGGAGCCCCTAAATTGGAACACAGGGACAAGGAACTTAGCTCCTCCGAGGGAAATGGAGCCCACGCTAAGGAGAAGATGCAGGAAGTCTGCAGCACAGGGCCGCAGTCACAGCCCCcattggaaagaaggaaaaacagtgGATGGTTTAGTAAAACAGAGTCTGTTCCTGTGACTGGATGCTCCTGTGTGCTTTTTCCATTCCAGCTgtacacacacggacacacacatccacacccaCCCCCCCTTACTAGGTGCCTAAGAACAACCAGGCCTTCTTGAAAAGCTTCCCTTATTAGGACTTAAA comes from Cervus elaphus chromosome 29, mCerEla1.1, whole genome shotgun sequence and encodes:
- the CCDC107 gene encoding coiled-coil domain-containing protein 107 isoform X2, producing MQIRPGPAQTLGGRDLPGRPGVGIAGGRACVRVHRCVRQRRRLPPSPPVGLRWRAWCRSRVRWGCYLCLRCPRCSETAAAPTAGHTQQGKDEAAVLQEEEGKKDSLQSEQQLAQLTQQLVQTEQHLNSLMAQLDPLFERVTTLAGAQQELLHMKLQTIHQLLQDSKPNKGVEVPEPEASIPFAEDFCIEEDEEEAGDSQAWEEPLNWNTGTRNLAPPREMEPTLRRRCRKSAAQGRSHSPHWKEGKTVDGLVKQSLFL
- the CCDC107 gene encoding coiled-coil domain-containing protein 107 isoform X1 — encoded protein: MASVVSLAGTLGLLLVSALPEVLGDRRSPDRRAHPGDAAQVGPGAAEPRRHSPPSKNQRERARSGPLPLGALYTAAAVAFVLYKCLQQGKDEAAVLQEEEGKKDSLQSEQQLAQLTQQLVQTEQHLNSLMAQLDPLFERVTTLAGAQQELLHMKLQTIHQLLQDSKPNKGVEVPEPEASIPFAEDFCIEEDEEEAGDSQAWEEPLNWNTGTRNLAPPREMEPTLRRRCRKSAAQGRSHSPHWKEGKTVDGLVKQSLFL
- the CCDC107 gene encoding coiled-coil domain-containing protein 107 isoform X3, with amino-acid sequence MASVVSLAGTLGLLLVSALPEVLGDRRSPDRRAHPGDAAQVGPGAAEPRRHSPPSKNQRERARSGPLPLGALYTAAAVAFVLYKCLQGKDEAAVLQEEEGKKDSLQSEQQLAQLTQQLVQTEQHLNSLMAQLDPLFERVTTLAGAQQELLHMKLQTIHQLLQDSKPNKGVEVPEPEASIPFAEDFCIEEDEEEAGDSQAWEEPLNWNTGTRNLAPPREMEPTLRRRCRKSAAQGRSHSPHWKEGKTVDGLVKQSLFL